The genomic interval TTGCACCACGAAACCCGATTCTTTTGGCTGAAAATGTCATCCATGAGCAAAAGGATGAAGCGTATCAGCTGGAGCGGGATGCCTTTTTTGGCTGGGTGCTGCTGGAGAGGAAGAAGGGGGAATGGAGCCGCCTTTATACCTTTACCGAGGAACCGCAGCTGCCGCAGGATTTCATTATGACTTCCTACTGGTGTGAGCATGCACAAGATTCGATATTTGTGAGCACGCCGATGGCGGCCATTCGGACAGCTGAAGGAAGAAATACGATCGCAGGCGAAGAGTTTCGTATATTTACGGCAGAGGGCGTTCAGGTAGTTACACCTTCTACACAAGAGGAATATGCGGAAGCATTACGTAAATATTTTGGAATTGTCATATCCGTATAGCATGCTAAGCAATCGGATCATCTTTTATATTTCTATCATACTAATGGGCTATCTCAAAAGTAGATTAATCTACTTTTGAGATAGCCCATTTTTTACGTATATGCTGACCGATTGTTGTCATATGACAAAAAAATGACAACTCTCACTATATAAAAGGGAGAATTTGGATTATACTGTTTATAGGTAATTAGTATCATGTAAATGATAGAAATGCTAAAGGTAAATAGATAATAGGAATTATTTTTGAGGTGAAAACAATGGCTGAGTATATCATGTTTCGAGAGATTTGGACGCCTTTCCGATTGGTAGGCATTCGACTATTCAAGGATGAACATACTAAATATTGGTATAAAATTGGGAGCAATCATCGAAAACGAATGTTTAAGTGAATGTAACGAGCAGACTTTCCATCGGATGGTCTGTTTTTTTATTCCAAGCACGAACGCGGTATTCATAGTAGATGAGCCAATGCTATAATGAAGTTAAATTTCTTCTGGGCTTCCTTTAATTGATTACCTATATTTAAATAATGAATTCTTTCCATATCTAGCAACTGGGGAGTGCGGCTTCTTGATTGAGATATCAGGTTATCAAATGATCGATGAAATAGGCAGTTATGATGATATAAACCTATATAGAATGATTCGCCAAGCGGATAACATTGCGGTTATCGCCAAAACCACATGTGACATCTATACAGGACCGAACGTGGTTGCTGCATTTCAGCATGAGTATGAGTTGCTCGTTAAGCTCGGCGGACGAGGAACGTTAGAAGCATACAGTCTGGAAATGTTAGCTGACAGACCTGTTCTGATTTTGCAGGATATCGGAGGCAGTACACTAGATCGGGTATTGCGCACGCGCGATAACCCTTTTATGCATGAAGCGTTGCTGGCTATCGCAGTATCGGCAGCAGATAGCCTGATGCAAATACATCGTGAAAAAATAATACTCAATGAAATAACCCCCTTTCATCTCATCGCAAATCCCGATACTTATGAAGTGAAGTTTATTGATATTCGAATGTGTTCAACTGAACTTAACAAGAGTCAGCTTCCCTTAACAACAGGCAGGCCTGACTTCATTTTGTCCTATATCTCTCCAGAACAGACGGGCAGAACGGGAATGATCCCCGATTACCGCTCTGATTTCTATTCGCTCGGCGTCACCTTATACGAATGGATGTCGGGAAGCCTTCCTTTTGAATCACAAGATGTAATGGATGTTATATATCGGCATATTGCCAGCACGCCTGAACCTCTGCATAAGAGGTATCCCTCTATACCCGAGATGGTATCTGCTATTGTAAGCAAGTGTATGGAGAAGATGCCTGATGCGAGGTATATCAGTGCATTCGGGTTGAAGTCGGACTTGGAAGAATGTCTGAATCAATTCCAGTTATCAGGAGAAGTAGAAGCCTTTGCACTGGCAAGCCGTGATATTTCCGATCTTTGGAGGACTTCAAGCCATTATTACGGCAGACGCTCCGAGCAGCAATGCTTGCAAGATGCACTGCAGCGAGCGTCGTTAAGCGCTGCGGAGGTTATCTGGGTTAGCGGCAACGGAGGAATAGGGAAAACGTCCTTTGTGAATGAAACGCTTAGAAAGTCGATGCCGCTTGAAGTTTATTTTGTTACGGGCAAATTCAATCCGCAACAAACGGCAAAACCTTACGACGTATGGATTCAAGCCATTGATGAACTGGTTAGCCTGATGCTCATGGAGAGCAAGCTGCAGGCAGAGGTTTGGAAGCTGCGCATTATAGATGCCCTAAATGGGTATGGACAGCTGTTGATTGAATTGGTTCCAAAGCTGGAGCTGCTGATTGGAGAGCAGCCAGCGGTACTTTCATTGCCGCCAGTGGAAGCACAGCGCCGTTTCCACCTTATTTTGAGCCGTTTTATTCATCTATTCCTTCACCGGGACTGCCCGTTGGTTTTGTTCTTTGATGATCTTCAATGGGCGGATGAAGAATCGCTTCAATATCTCGCTTATCTGCTAGAGGATAGGGACATCAATCATTTACTAGTCATCTTAGCTTATCGGGATGGAGAAATTACGCCGCTGCATCCGCTGAGCCGTTTGGAGAATCAATTTGAAGAGCACAACACAAAGAACAGCCGTATTCATCTGGAGGCTTTGGAAGCCGCTGATTTAACCAGCCTTCTAAGCGACACCATGGGCTGCGAAGCTGCTGAAACCGATGAGCTGGCTGCTATATTGCTCCATAAGACGGAAGGCAATCCTTTTTTTCTAAAGCAATTTATTCAGGATTTGGTTGATGATGAGCAAGTTATGTTTGATGAATCGAGCAGGCGCTGGCAGTGGGATTTGCAGCTAATTGCTGAAAGGAACGTTCCGGCCAATACGGCTGATTATATATCGGATAAGATGAAGCTTTTCCCAGATCAGATGGTTTATGTGCTTGGGCGGGCAGCTGTTCTTGGCACCAGCTTTGATGTAGATATGCTTGTTCCCATTACGAATCTACCCTTGCAGGAGCTTGAAGAAGTGCTGGAGAAAGCCGAGCGTGAACAATTATTGCAGCCAGTTAAGCTCGGGAACGGAAAAATTTATCAATTTCAGCATGATCGCATTCAGCAGGCTGCCTATCATCTTGTATCCGAGGATGAGCTTCCCGCATTGCATTGGAGAATCGGATCGCTGCTTGTGGACCGTGTAGCATTCACTGAAGATGCAAATGTATTCGAAGCCGTCAATCATTTCAATCAGGCATGGAAACAAATAGAACGTCTAGAGCAGAAGCTGGAACTCGCCGAGCTGAACTTAAAGGCGGCCTTGAAGGCCAAACAATCGACCGCATATGAGACATCACTAGGCTATTTGCGTCATGCTGCTGCCCTTATCGAAGAGGAATGTTGGAAAAACAGCTACTCGCTTGCCTTCCGAATATTCAGAGAACGCGCCGAGGCGGAATATTTATGCGGTCATTTTGCGAAAGCAGATGGTTTATTTAATTTGTTGATCAGCAAAGCGGAGACTAATTTAGATAAAGCGCTCGTTTGGACCATGAAAATTCAATTAGAGGCAACGAATGACAATTACGACGAGGTCCTTTCTTTGGGCCATCAAACGTTGGAGCTATTGGATATTTACCCTCGTTTTGAGCCAAGCACATTCGAATTGACTGTGCAGTGGTTAAAGCTCAGAAGGAAAATTAAGAAACATTCGATAGCATCGCTGCAGCAACTACCGCCAATGACAGATGAAGTACGGAAAGCGGCTATGACCGCGATGGTCTATACGAGTAATGCCAGTTTTTTTGTAAATCAAAAAGGCTGGCTTGCTACTACGTTTACCATGGTCGAAATGACACTGGATTACGGCATGGCCCCGGAGTCTTCAATCGGTTTTGTCGGTTATGCCATGTTCCTGAATTTTCAGTTTCGGCATTATAAAGAGGCATTCGAATGGGGTATGCTCGCCTGTGAATTATCGAAGCCGTACCCTATACTGCATGTTAAGACGCTTACTTCATTCACCCTTTGTTACGACAGCTGGCGCAAATTTGATCCGATGATGCTGAAGACCTTTACCGAGCATGCTGGGAAAGTTGGACTGGAATCGGGAGATCTGTGGCACAGCAATCAAA from Paenibacillus sp. FSL K6-3182 carries:
- a CDS encoding AAA family ATPase, with the translated sequence MIEISGYQMIDEIGSYDDINLYRMIRQADNIAVIAKTTCDIYTGPNVVAAFQHEYELLVKLGGRGTLEAYSLEMLADRPVLILQDIGGSTLDRVLRTRDNPFMHEALLAIAVSAADSLMQIHREKIILNEITPFHLIANPDTYEVKFIDIRMCSTELNKSQLPLTTGRPDFILSYISPEQTGRTGMIPDYRSDFYSLGVTLYEWMSGSLPFESQDVMDVIYRHIASTPEPLHKRYPSIPEMVSAIVSKCMEKMPDARYISAFGLKSDLEECLNQFQLSGEVEAFALASRDISDLWRTSSHYYGRRSEQQCLQDALQRASLSAAEVIWVSGNGGIGKTSFVNETLRKSMPLEVYFVTGKFNPQQTAKPYDVWIQAIDELVSLMLMESKLQAEVWKLRIIDALNGYGQLLIELVPKLELLIGEQPAVLSLPPVEAQRRFHLILSRFIHLFLHRDCPLVLFFDDLQWADEESLQYLAYLLEDRDINHLLVILAYRDGEITPLHPLSRLENQFEEHNTKNSRIHLEALEAADLTSLLSDTMGCEAAETDELAAILLHKTEGNPFFLKQFIQDLVDDEQVMFDESSRRWQWDLQLIAERNVPANTADYISDKMKLFPDQMVYVLGRAAVLGTSFDVDMLVPITNLPLQELEEVLEKAEREQLLQPVKLGNGKIYQFQHDRIQQAAYHLVSEDELPALHWRIGSLLVDRVAFTEDANVFEAVNHFNQAWKQIERLEQKLELAELNLKAALKAKQSTAYETSLGYLRHAAALIEEECWKNSYSLAFRIFRERAEAEYLCGHFAKADGLFNLLISKAETNLDKALVWTMKIQLEATNDNYDEVLSLGHQTLELLDIYPRFEPSTFELTVQWLKLRRKIKKHSIASLQQLPPMTDEVRKAAMTAMVYTSNASFFVNQKGWLATTFTMVEMTLDYGMAPESSIGFVGYAMFLNFQFRHYKEAFEWGMLACELSKPYPILHVKTLTSFTLCYDSWRKFDPMMLKTFTEHAGKVGLESGDLWHSNQSVLINCATLLQYGHPLSDIYNRLIAHSGDFLRHNNTLHWKQAVLLANLLVRLTGYRAPNDPFMETDIFREDFAGSVHGDQFNTIQELVCTLHYLPGYFFGQYQEANEALKRAAAIISLRNDNYESTVQYFYESLVLAQLYEDASVQEQKEFLTTIKKHMKRMKVLTSRCPENYKHKYLLIKAEMARITRKSRQAEELFEQSIEAARAYGYIHDLAIAAECLAKFALRQGRQQLAKIYMTEAYEAYIEWGAAAKAADLEQKYGHLLHIRRESGLESVDYLSAVMSAQALSGEMEMNRLLDTLMRIMLHNAGAEYGVLIFGHEDNWVVEAYGTAEELHIETVPLAEESEIASAAIIGYAARTKEEVVLHDAAHEGMFVRNPYVKNNGLKSVLCLPIMHQNKLICLLYMENKLSTSVFTPQRLDVLKLLGSQCAISIENAKLYSGIQYLKNNLEAQVVERTRSLERSMQETSAALAEASVYEERSRIAHDIHDIVGHSLTSTILQIEAGKRLLHKDMEGGMQRLKEAQDLARHSLNEIRGSVHMLKEDKFADLGQMLNRLIQDTERNMEVEVHAVIQPLPKLSTAHKKAIYHALQEGLTNGIRHGGSKEFRFSLQTVGTYLQFRLEDCGIGAPEIALGFGLKAMKERVEQLGGSLSIESWPNQGCLLKIDLPYKLRLNGERE